Proteins from a single region of Candidatus Saccharibacteria bacterium:
- a CDS encoding DUF1801 domain-containing protein yields the protein MTVIDDYLDHVTPTQREALEHIRKIVKEMVPDVEEVISYGMPTFKQKSKTILHFAAFKDHMSVFPTADPRLTEIGELYAKFRTSKGTLQFSEENPIPDELLREIVKTRLESSSNGYESA from the coding sequence ATGACAGTGATAGACGACTACCTCGATCATGTAACGCCAACCCAGCGTGAAGCCCTCGAACATATACGTAAAATTGTAAAAGAAATGGTGCCTGACGTCGAAGAGGTGATAAGTTACGGCATGCCTACGTTTAAACAAAAATCAAAAACCATTTTGCATTTCGCGGCATTTAAAGACCACATGAGTGTTTTTCCAACGGCCGATCCGCGTTTAACGGAAATAGGTGAACTATACGCCAAGTTTCGGACGTCAAAGGGAACATTGCAATTTAGCGAGGAGAATCCAATCCCAGACGAATTACTACGAGAGATCGTAAAGACGCGGCTTGAAAGTTCGTCGAACGGCTACGAATCAGCCTAA
- a CDS encoding magnesium transporter CorA family protein: MITYLRSTNYRRTIKQIDTLQPGSWIRCEKPQEQEIAQLVSLGLDGDIISDALDPHEVPRIEVDGEWTYFITRLPDTDDDFNDFTTPILFAIGREHIVTISRDSLGRLWQPFIDTVDTPTTQKIKFFMVMMDAIIRQYQTRVASINRQMRAATSDVTNLRPRDIGIFVEYERKLNDYLDALIPTNTALEKLLGGKLVPLYEDDLDLVEDLSIDLEQLGARCKSLLRTITNVRDSYRAVMDTRLNETIRILTVITLALTIPTMMAGLYGMNVDLPGDENSPVMFWIIIAISATASISLSYYFTKKR; the protein is encoded by the coding sequence ATGATAACGTACCTCCGCTCTACCAACTACCGCCGCACTATTAAGCAAATCGACACTTTGCAGCCGGGTAGTTGGATACGTTGTGAAAAGCCGCAAGAGCAAGAAATTGCGCAGCTTGTTTCACTTGGGCTAGACGGCGATATTATTAGTGACGCGCTTGACCCGCACGAGGTTCCACGTATAGAAGTTGATGGCGAATGGACGTATTTTATTACACGTCTACCAGATACCGATGATGATTTTAACGATTTTACGACGCCTATTCTATTTGCGATCGGCCGCGAGCATATTGTTACGATAAGCCGCGATTCGCTTGGCCGTTTGTGGCAGCCATTTATCGACACGGTTGATACGCCGACCACGCAAAAAATCAAATTCTTTATGGTAATGATGGACGCGATTATTCGTCAGTATCAAACTCGGGTGGCATCGATCAACCGCCAAATGCGCGCCGCGACAAGCGACGTAACCAACCTGCGCCCGCGTGATATTGGTATTTTTGTTGAGTACGAACGAAAATTGAACGACTACCTCGATGCGCTTATTCCTACGAACACCGCGCTCGAAAAACTGCTTGGTGGAAAGCTAGTGCCACTCTACGAGGACGACCTTGATCTTGTTGAGGACCTTTCTATCGACCTAGAACAGCTTGGCGCAAGGTGTAAAAGTTTGCTGCGTACAATCACGAACGTACGTGACTCGTACCGTGCGGTTATGGATACGCGTTTGAACGAAACAATTCGAATCCTTACGGTGATTACGCTTGCCCTAACGATTCCTACGATGATGGCAGGGTTGTACGGCATGAACGTCGACCTGCCTGGCGACGAAAACTCGCCAGTGATGTTTTGGATAATTATTGCAATCAGCGCCACGGCATCGATTAGCCTTAGCTATTATTTTACAAAAAAGCGTTAG
- a CDS encoding NUDIX domain-containing protein → MNDKNVGVGIAVFIIKDGKFLMMQRQGSHGAGTWAPPGGKLEFGESFEDTAKREAKEETGLEIKNVRFGAITNDHFKEEGKHFVTIWVLSEWAKGIEEICEPEKCTAMKWCTFEDLPESLFFPWDQLFESEFIDQVKAAMKV, encoded by the coding sequence ATGAATGATAAAAATGTTGGTGTTGGGATTGCCGTCTTTATTATAAAAGATGGTAAGTTTCTTATGATGCAGCGGCAGGGTTCTCATGGTGCGGGAACGTGGGCGCCACCGGGTGGCAAGCTGGAATTTGGTGAATCGTTTGAAGATACGGCAAAGCGTGAAGCCAAAGAGGAAACAGGTCTAGAAATCAAAAATGTGAGGTTTGGCGCAATTACTAACGACCACTTTAAAGAAGAAGGTAAGCACTTTGTGACTATTTGGGTTCTTAGCGAGTGGGCGAAAGGTATCGAAGAAATATGCGAACCCGAAAAATGTACTGCAATGAAATGGTGTACGTTCGAAGATTTGCCTGAATCACTGTTTTTTCCGTGGGATCAGCTTTTCGAATCTGAATTTATAGATCAAGTTAAAGCGGCGATGAAGGTGTAA
- the arcA gene encoding arginine deiminase — translation MSGPLHITSEIGTLKTVLLHRPGEELENLTPTYLKDLLFDDIPYLKQAQAEHDAFAQVLKDRGVEVLYLDRLTAEALESPDIKAAFIAEMVEASKQGGQRATDALKNYLAALPTHAMVRKVMAGIRKDEIDLPPEHQQQLHAMVEKSSYPFYLDPMPNLYFTRDPSAAIGGGLTINRMHWPARRRESLFMQYIIAHHPRFKDADIPVWYGRDNKFSIEGGDELVLSRNVMAIGISERTTPEAIEKMATKLFKESEFTKIIAIEIPKSHAFMHLDTVFTMIDRDTFTIHPEIRDNGGKLNMYILDEDENSPYPRIAKETDLEHVLRTALSLESVRLIECGGGDDIAAAREQWNDGSNTLAIAPGVVVTYDRNYVTNQKLRDSGIEVIEVAGSELGRGRGGPRCMSMPLIREDI, via the coding sequence ATGAGCGGACCATTGCACATCACCTCGGAAATCGGAACATTAAAAACGGTGCTCTTGCATCGCCCGGGGGAAGAGCTGGAAAACCTCACGCCCACCTATTTAAAAGATTTGCTGTTCGACGATATTCCTTATTTAAAGCAGGCGCAGGCCGAGCACGACGCATTTGCGCAGGTGCTAAAAGACCGTGGCGTTGAAGTTCTTTATCTCGATCGCCTGACAGCCGAAGCGCTAGAGTCGCCAGATATAAAGGCGGCCTTTATTGCGGAAATGGTCGAAGCCTCAAAGCAGGGCGGTCAGCGCGCTACCGACGCACTTAAAAATTATCTTGCAGCGCTGCCAACGCACGCGATGGTTCGCAAGGTTATGGCGGGTATCCGAAAAGACGAAATCGACCTGCCGCCCGAGCACCAGCAGCAACTTCATGCAATGGTAGAAAAGAGCAGTTATCCGTTTTATCTTGACCCTATGCCGAACTTATACTTTACGCGTGATCCCAGTGCTGCAATTGGTGGAGGTCTTACGATTAACCGCATGCACTGGCCTGCTCGTCGCCGCGAATCGCTGTTTATGCAGTATATTATTGCACACCATCCGCGATTTAAAGACGCGGACATTCCCGTATGGTATGGGCGCGACAATAAATTTTCTATCGAGGGTGGTGACGAACTTGTTCTTAGCCGGAACGTAATGGCGATTGGCATAAGTGAGCGCACGACGCCTGAAGCGATTGAAAAGATGGCGACAAAACTATTTAAAGAGTCTGAGTTTACGAAGATAATCGCGATAGAGATTCCAAAATCTCATGCGTTCATGCACCTCGATACGGTCTTTACTATGATCGATCGGGATACGTTTACAATCCACCCCGAAATCCGCGACAACGGTGGCAAATTAAATATGTATATCCTCGACGAAGATGAAAATTCACCATATCCACGTATTGCAAAAGAAACTGATTTGGAGCATGTTTTACGAACGGCGTTATCCCTCGAGAGCGTCCGCCTCATCGAATGCGGTGGTGGCGATGATATTGCCGCAGCGCGAGAACAGTGGAACGACGGATCGAACACGCTTGCAATTGCACCGGGTGTTGTCGTTACGTATGATCGCAATTACGTTACCAACCAAAAATTGCGTGACAGCGGTATCGAAGTAATAGAAGTCGCAGGCAGTGAGCTGGGGCGTGGCCGCGGCGGCCCTCGCTGTATGAGCATGCCATTAATAAGAGAGGATATCTAA
- the argF gene encoding ornithine carbamoyltransferase, whose protein sequence is MNTSLKGRSLLTLNDYSGEEIRLLLDTAHEYKKLKKAGTPHRIHEGKSIALLFEKTSTRTRIAFTVAANDLGVAPEFLGKDDIQLGKKESVEDTAKVLGRVFDGIEFRGFAHSTVESLAKYSGVPVWNGLTDEYHPTQVLADFMTLEEHIGDLKDLKLVFVGDGRNNMANSLMLGSAKMGLDFRIAAPQELQPDPELIAMAEEFAIKSGASIMITHDIEKAVQGANAIYTDVWVSMGEEDKFEERIKQLRPYQVNAEMLQKTGNPSAVFLHCLPAFHDVETDTAKKINQQYGLAEMEVTDEVFRSSASIVFDQAENRMHTIKAVIALTL, encoded by the coding sequence ATGAATACTAGCTTGAAAGGGCGGTCGCTTCTAACGCTAAACGACTATAGCGGCGAAGAGATCCGTCTGCTACTAGATACGGCGCATGAGTACAAAAAACTCAAAAAAGCAGGAACGCCACATCGTATTCACGAAGGTAAAAGTATCGCACTGTTGTTCGAAAAAACCTCAACGCGCACCCGAATTGCATTTACGGTCGCCGCAAATGACCTTGGTGTTGCACCAGAATTCTTAGGAAAAGATGACATTCAACTGGGTAAAAAAGAATCGGTCGAGGATACCGCAAAAGTCTTAGGTCGGGTGTTCGATGGCATTGAATTCCGGGGGTTCGCGCATTCTACGGTAGAATCGCTTGCTAAATATTCTGGCGTACCGGTATGGAACGGCTTGACCGACGAATATCATCCTACGCAGGTGCTTGCCGACTTTATGACACTCGAAGAGCATATCGGTGACCTTAAAGATCTAAAGCTTGTGTTTGTTGGTGATGGTCGCAATAACATGGCAAATAGTCTTATGCTTGGCTCCGCTAAAATGGGGCTCGATTTTAGAATTGCCGCACCACAAGAGTTGCAGCCCGACCCAGAACTTATCGCAATGGCCGAAGAATTTGCCATAAAGTCGGGCGCGAGTATTATGATTACCCACGATATTGAAAAAGCGGTGCAGGGCGCCAATGCAATTTACACCGATGTTTGGGTGTCTATGGGCGAAGAAGACAAGTTCGAAGAACGTATAAAGCAGCTGAGGCCTTATCAGGTGAACGCAGAGATGCTGCAAAAAACGGGCAATCCTAGCGCGGTATTCCTGCATTGTCTGCCCGCTTTTCATGATGTAGAAACCGACACGGCCAAAAAGATTAATCAGCAATATGGCCTTGCTGAAATGGAGGTAACCGACGAGGTATTTCGATCCTCTGCTAGTATCGTTTTTGATCAGGCAGAAAATCGCATGCACACAATCAAAGCTGTTATTGCTTTGACGCTTTAA
- a CDS encoding YfcC family protein, translated as MKANPQKKTQKKWRMPSAFSILFGLIAVVALLTWVVPSGQYSLTEPTDGSDPTPIAGTYEQVDKVKDVEGESVDVRQGPWEVLQAPVLGTAEAIDVVLFVLIIGGFLGVTMKTGALDAFLGRIVKNMKGREKWLIPVLMTLFALGGTTYGMQEETIAFYALVVPVMLAAGYNGMVAALVIILGAGVGVLGSTINPFSTGIAAGFANISIGDGMIERLIVLVLTLLVAIWFVMRYAGKVKQGEYKEDSRLQPRSVTARVKDVPALTGRRKAVMAIFGLAFVIMVIAVIPWEYKFGITFFADMATWLKELPVIGILFGGIVSLGDWWFNELSMLFLVAAMIIGVVYYSKVPAKKDGGGFVDTFIDGARDLLGVALIIGLARGISVIMTNGEIMATFINYGEQLLQSVPSVLLPAVAFVVYLPLSFLIPSTSGLATASMPILAPLADFANIDRHLIVTAFATSEGVINMIAPTVASVVGGLALAKVSYGVYLRRTWKLMLVFSAISIAVLIISAVI; from the coding sequence ATGAAAGCAAATCCACAAAAAAAGACACAGAAGAAATGGAGAATGCCCTCGGCGTTCAGTATCCTTTTTGGACTGATCGCGGTTGTTGCGCTTCTTACTTGGGTAGTGCCGTCGGGGCAGTACTCGCTGACTGAACCAACCGACGGTAGCGACCCTACGCCTATTGCCGGTACCTACGAACAAGTAGATAAGGTGAAGGATGTAGAAGGTGAAAGCGTTGATGTTCGCCAAGGACCTTGGGAAGTATTGCAAGCTCCTGTACTTGGTACTGCCGAAGCAATCGACGTTGTTCTATTTGTATTAATTATTGGTGGTTTCCTGGGTGTTACCATGAAAACCGGTGCGCTCGATGCGTTCCTAGGTCGTATTGTCAAAAACATGAAAGGTCGCGAAAAGTGGCTGATTCCGGTGTTAATGACACTCTTTGCCCTAGGTGGTACGACGTATGGCATGCAAGAAGAGACGATTGCGTTTTACGCGCTTGTTGTTCCTGTCATGCTTGCTGCCGGCTACAACGGAATGGTTGCCGCGCTGGTAATTATTTTGGGTGCTGGTGTTGGTGTTTTGGGTTCGACAATCAACCCATTCTCGACAGGCATTGCAGCGGGTTTTGCAAACATTTCAATTGGTGACGGTATGATAGAGCGGTTGATCGTTCTGGTGCTGACGCTTCTTGTAGCGATTTGGTTTGTTATGCGCTACGCAGGCAAGGTAAAGCAGGGTGAATACAAGGAAGATTCGCGACTTCAACCTCGTTCGGTAACGGCGCGCGTAAAAGATGTTCCCGCCCTTACGGGTAGGCGCAAAGCTGTTATGGCAATCTTTGGTCTTGCATTCGTTATCATGGTGATCGCCGTTATTCCATGGGAATACAAATTCGGCATTACGTTCTTTGCCGACATGGCAACCTGGCTTAAAGAACTTCCGGTAATTGGTATATTGTTTGGTGGTATCGTATCACTGGGCGATTGGTGGTTTAACGAACTTTCTATGCTGTTCCTTGTTGCCGCTATGATTATTGGCGTTGTGTACTACAGTAAAGTTCCTGCTAAAAAAGATGGTGGTGGATTTGTCGATACGTTTATCGATGGTGCGCGTGACCTTTTGGGTGTTGCGCTGATTATCGGTCTTGCGCGTGGTATTTCTGTTATCATGACCAACGGCGAGATTATGGCCACGTTCATTAATTACGGCGAGCAACTACTGCAATCCGTTCCGTCGGTATTATTGCCGGCTGTGGCGTTTGTCGTGTATTTGCCGCTTTCGTTCCTTATTCCATCGACCTCTGGCCTAGCAACGGCATCTATGCCGATTTTGGCGCCGCTTGCCGATTTCGCAAATATCGACCGTCATCTTATTGTGACCGCCTTTGCGACTTCCGAGGGTGTTATTAACATGATTGCCCCTACAGTTGCTTCGGTTGTTGGTGGTTTGGCGCTAGCTAAGGTATCATATGGAGTATATCTGCGCCGCACATGGAAGCTTATGTTAGTCTTCTCGGCGATAAGCATTGCAGTGTTAATTATTTCTGCAGTAATTTAG
- the arcC gene encoding carbamate kinase: MSTIVVALGGNALQQKGEASASSQQRVARSTAAQLVPLIQDGHRLVIVHGNGPQVGNIVLHEEAINTPEVPTLPLDSNVAMSQGLIGYWLQQALADELQKTAIKPAVVTLVTRIRVDENDPAFTHPTKPIGPFYETENEAKATATERGFVVREDSGRGWRRVVPSPLPKEIIEIDTVRQLIDTGTVVIAAGGGGVPVVKKSGVYEGVEAVIDKDFSAAVMADEINADCLLILTTVESAMINYGTADQEALGAITAEEMRQYVTDGQFASGSMLPKVMAALQFVEENDTRRAVIASLDKVSAAVGGTSGTEIRR; this comes from the coding sequence ATGTCAACGATCGTCGTCGCCCTTGGGGGCAATGCCTTGCAACAAAAAGGTGAGGCAAGTGCTAGCTCGCAGCAAAGGGTGGCGCGATCGACGGCAGCTCAGCTTGTTCCGCTTATTCAGGACGGTCACCGCTTGGTGATCGTTCATGGCAATGGGCCACAGGTGGGCAATATTGTTTTGCACGAAGAGGCAATTAATACGCCCGAAGTGCCAACACTCCCCCTTGATAGTAATGTTGCCATGAGCCAAGGGCTTATTGGCTACTGGCTTCAGCAGGCGCTTGCCGACGAGCTGCAAAAGACTGCAATAAAGCCCGCTGTCGTAACGCTTGTTACGCGCATACGGGTTGATGAAAACGATCCAGCATTCACTCATCCGACCAAGCCAATCGGTCCATTTTACGAAACCGAAAACGAGGCAAAGGCCACCGCTACTGAACGCGGTTTTGTTGTTCGTGAAGATTCCGGTCGTGGCTGGCGACGTGTTGTTCCATCTCCACTTCCAAAAGAAATTATAGAAATTGATACGGTTCGCCAACTTATCGACACGGGTACGGTTGTTATAGCAGCCGGTGGCGGTGGGGTTCCTGTCGTTAAAAAATCCGGTGTATACGAAGGTGTCGAGGCGGTTATCGACAAAGATTTTAGCGCCGCCGTAATGGCCGACGAAATCAATGCAGATTGTCTGCTTATTCTTACGACGGTTGAATCTGCAATGATCAATTACGGTACTGCCGACCAAGAGGCGCTTGGTGCCATTACCGCCGAAGAAATGCGCCAATATGTTACAGACGGCCAGTTTGCATCGGGGAGTATGTTGCCAAAGGTCATGGCTGCACTGCAATTTGTTGAAGAAAACGACACGCGCCGTGCAGTGATTGCATCGCTCGATAAGGTAAGCGCTGCTGTAGGCGGTACATCGGGAACAGAAATCCGTCGTTAG
- a CDS encoding polyprenyl synthetase family protein — MTAPSNLTGDPTMMLVEASLRTVLTKGIQDATEIDSRYERLWQSIADIVSSGGKRLRPRMVLLAYEALGGRQPQTLAPVAAAHELLHTSLLIHDDIIDRDTSRRGRKNINGLYEAFYQPYHLDQKDRVHYSYSAAILAGDLLLAAAHQLVIESSLNPRQKTTAMRFFSRGIFEVAGGELVDIESTFMPPESSSAIMIARYKTASYSFISPLLSGAALAGASSAQLDHLRLFAESLGVAFQLSDDLLGMFGDEKITGKSTDSDIREGKLTYLIEQYLALTPLESRATFTAAFHNTNASPEDTEALKRDIERSGAREKTMLEIESRAKIAEESLDKLALSKSSHDKFLALIHAAVQRQK; from the coding sequence ATGACCGCTCCTTCAAACCTTACGGGTGACCCAACAATGATGCTCGTCGAGGCATCACTTCGGACAGTTTTAACAAAAGGGATTCAAGACGCTACAGAGATTGATTCTCGCTATGAACGATTATGGCAAAGTATAGCCGACATCGTATCTTCTGGTGGTAAGCGGCTACGGCCACGCATGGTGCTTCTTGCCTACGAGGCTTTAGGCGGGCGGCAGCCACAAACACTTGCGCCAGTTGCCGCGGCGCACGAACTACTGCACACGAGCCTGCTTATTCATGATGATATTATCGACCGTGACACGTCGAGACGTGGCCGCAAAAACATAAACGGACTTTATGAAGCCTTTTACCAACCCTACCACCTTGATCAAAAAGATAGGGTACACTATTCGTACAGTGCAGCTATTCTTGCCGGTGATTTACTCCTTGCCGCAGCGCACCAGTTGGTAATAGAAAGTTCGCTTAATCCTCGGCAAAAAACAACAGCTATGCGGTTTTTCTCGCGCGGTATTTTTGAAGTAGCGGGCGGCGAACTGGTTGACATCGAGTCGACATTTATGCCGCCCGAAAGTAGCAGTGCAATTATGATTGCCCGCTATAAAACCGCAAGCTATTCTTTTATATCGCCACTACTTTCGGGCGCGGCACTCGCCGGAGCGTCATCGGCGCAACTTGACCATTTGCGATTATTTGCCGAATCGCTTGGCGTTGCGTTTCAGCTTTCCGATGATCTTCTTGGAATGTTTGGCGATGAAAAAATAACCGGAAAATCTACCGACAGCGATATTCGCGAAGGCAAACTTACGTATTTGATAGAACAATATCTTGCGTTGACGCCATTAGAATCTCGCGCTACTTTTACTGCCGCGTTTCATAACACCAATGCCTCGCCAGAAGATACCGAGGCACTAAAGCGCGATATCGAAAGATCAGGTGCTCGCGAAAAAACCATGCTCGAAATCGAATCGCGTGCAAAGATTGCCGAAGAATCCCTTGATAAACTGGCTCTATCAAAAAGCTCACACGACAAATTTTTAGCACTCATTCACGCCGCCGTACAAAGACAAAAATAA
- a CDS encoding oligosaccharide flippase family protein translates to MKLAKALTQGSFLRHNVVFFFGSVVVGVVNYAYYPVLGRMMDPASFGEIQVLVSFFLQFTIFLSVLGMITVNITTNYVDTKKAHRIIFELEKLAVYGALAMLAVTIFASEFLREQLRFDSGLPFIALALALLVSIPQTFRSAFARGQKAFGVASISQLIGASVKIIFSAGLVVLGLGVTGAIFGIVAAQLAAFFYAARWAARLGFSRPSDTHYGTLPDIRAVLPEIKYAGSVFVGLLSITLLMSIDVIVVKYYFDAHTAGLYAGIATVARTVFFLAAPISQVLMPLVKIDQPDQKNLLLLIKSIALTIFICGPVVVVCAIFPELLTKLLMGSAYLEYSSLLPILALVVFIISLVNLVFMYYLTLRQKTVTLIGIIGFVVSLSIMIMWHDTLQSVVYGLLFTSCFTLFVTGVYVLVNLKRGGRNAQQNDLNRHTDIQ, encoded by the coding sequence ATGAAGCTTGCTAAGGCGTTAACACAAGGCAGTTTTCTCCGGCACAATGTCGTGTTCTTCTTTGGCTCTGTCGTTGTTGGAGTTGTAAACTACGCATACTACCCGGTGTTGGGGCGAATGATGGACCCGGCCTCATTTGGCGAGATTCAGGTTCTCGTTTCATTCTTCTTGCAGTTCACGATCTTCCTGAGTGTACTCGGTATGATAACTGTAAATATTACTACGAATTATGTTGATACCAAAAAAGCACATCGCATCATATTTGAACTAGAAAAGCTAGCTGTGTACGGTGCGCTAGCGATGTTGGCGGTGACAATTTTCGCAAGCGAATTTCTACGCGAGCAGTTACGGTTTGATTCGGGCTTGCCATTTATCGCACTAGCCCTCGCATTACTTGTAAGTATCCCGCAAACGTTTAGAAGCGCGTTTGCGCGCGGGCAAAAAGCGTTCGGCGTTGCATCTATCTCGCAGCTTATCGGTGCTTCGGTAAAGATTATTTTCTCAGCTGGGCTAGTTGTCTTGGGTCTTGGGGTAACGGGTGCGATATTTGGCATCGTTGCCGCTCAACTTGCTGCATTCTTTTATGCTGCAAGATGGGCGGCTCGGCTGGGATTTTCGAGGCCAAGTGATACGCATTACGGAACACTTCCTGATATTCGCGCAGTACTTCCTGAAATCAAATACGCAGGCTCTGTTTTTGTTGGCCTGCTTTCCATAACGCTACTCATGAGTATCGACGTTATTGTGGTAAAGTACTACTTCGATGCACATACAGCAGGTCTGTATGCGGGCATTGCCACGGTTGCTCGTACGGTCTTCTTTCTGGCAGCTCCAATCTCACAGGTGCTTATGCCGCTGGTTAAAATAGATCAACCGGATCAAAAGAATCTCTTGCTTTTGATAAAGTCAATTGCACTGACGATCTTCATCTGTGGGCCGGTGGTAGTTGTCTGTGCGATCTTTCCAGAATTGCTCACAAAGCTCCTCATGGGCTCTGCCTATTTAGAATATTCAAGTCTTCTGCCGATTCTTGCGCTTGTTGTTTTTATTATATCACTCGTCAATCTGGTGTTTATGTACTATTTAACACTCCGTCAAAAAACGGTCACGCTTATTGGTATAATTGGATTTGTTGTGTCACTAAGTATCATGATTATGTGGCACGACACACTGCAATCCGTTGTTTACGGTTTGCTCTTCACTAGCTGTTTCACACTGTTTGTCACCGGAGTATACGTATTAGTAAATCTAAAACGAGGAGGCCGAAATGCACAACAAAACGATCTCAATCGTCATACCGATATACAATGA
- a CDS encoding glycosyltransferase family 2 protein, translated as MHNKTISIVIPIYNESPNVALLYKTIKSTVKKLPQKFELIFVDDGSSDDSVKKLRGLAKKDRGARVVELARNFGKEIAVTAGLHTARGDAAIIMDADLQHPPELLPAFVKEWENGADVVVGVKRYSKDESWFKKLTSNGFYALLRRVSSSNITPHASDFRLIDRPVIDTFKTFTERNRITRGIIDWSGFERRYIYFEAPPRRFGEAGYSYRKLFALAMNSFAAYSMLPLKFASWLGWFILFVSSGLGLFTIIEKYVLGDPMNLEIRGTAMLAIMLLFLIGVVLICLGFVAMYIARIHEEVINRPLYIVKNEENGDEA; from the coding sequence ATGCACAACAAAACGATCTCAATCGTCATACCGATATACAATGAGTCGCCGAATGTCGCGCTTCTCTATAAAACAATAAAATCAACTGTAAAAAAACTACCGCAAAAGTTTGAACTGATATTCGTCGACGATGGCAGCAGCGACGATTCGGTTAAAAAACTGCGTGGACTTGCTAAAAAGGACAGAGGAGCGAGAGTCGTAGAACTTGCTCGTAATTTTGGCAAAGAAATAGCCGTTACGGCAGGGCTGCATACCGCCCGGGGTGATGCCGCTATCATTATGGATGCCGATCTACAGCACCCGCCAGAGCTTCTCCCGGCCTTTGTAAAAGAATGGGAAAACGGAGCGGATGTTGTCGTTGGCGTAAAGCGTTATAGCAAGGACGAAAGCTGGTTTAAAAAGCTGACATCGAATGGCTTTTACGCACTGCTTCGCCGTGTTTCTTCGTCGAATATTACGCCGCATGCCAGCGATTTTCGACTTATTGATAGACCGGTTATCGATACGTTTAAAACGTTTACTGAACGCAACCGAATAACACGAGGAATTATCGACTGGTCTGGCTTTGAGCGCCGTTATATCTATTTCGAGGCTCCGCCACGAAGGTTTGGTGAGGCAGGATACAGCTACCGTAAATTATTCGCGCTTGCCATGAACAGCTTTGCCGCGTATAGCATGCTCCCGTTAAAATTTGCCAGTTGGCTAGGGTGGTTTATTCTTTTTGTGTCATCGGGTCTTGGCCTATTCACAATTATAGAAAAGTACGTCCTTGGGGATCCTATGAATCTCGAAATTAGAGGAACGGCAATGCTTGCAATCATGCTCTTGTTTTTGATCGGAGTGGTACTGATATGTCTTGGGTTTGTCGCAATGTATATCGCTCGCATCCACGAGGAGGTGATTAACCGGCCGCTGTATATTGTCAAAAACGAGGAAAACGGAGACGAAGCATGA